CCGTGAGTGATGGTCATATGAAATGGTCAACGCGTGCCTGACCCAGAAGGGGTCAGGGGCGAGATATGAAACAGGTATTCGGGAGTTTATCTTCTTTTCCAGTCCAGAAGAGGTGAAACTATGAATATTGACCCAAGCACCACCAAGTATCTGGTCAAGGCCAAGCTGAACGCTGACGGCATTGTAGAAAAACCAGACGTGGTAGGAGCTATATTCGGACAGACCGAGGGTCTGTTGGGGGACGAGCTCGACCTGAGAGACCTGCAGAAAAGTGGCAGGATCGGCAGGATCGAGGTTGACGTTCACTCCAGACAAGGTAAGTCCGAAGGACAGATACTGATACCATCAAGCTTAGATCAAGTCGAGACCGTTATCTTAGCCTCGGCACTGGAGACCATCGACAGGGTGGGTCCGTGCAAGGCCAAGATCATCGTGGAGTCCATCGAGGACGTACGTGTCGTTAAACGTGAGAGGATCATCGAGAGGGCCAGGGAACTGCTGACCGAGCTGATCAAGCAGTCCAAGACCAGCGGGATCGATCTCACCGAAAGCGTGCGCCAGTCCGTTCAGGTGGAGGAGATAATCTACTTCGGCAAAGATAGGCTGCCGGCCGGACCGAACGTCCAGGAATCCGACGCCATCATCGTCGTTGAAGGTCGCTCCGACGTACTGAACCTGTTGAAATCTGGAATCAAGAACGCCATTGCGGTCGAGGGGACGAACGTTCCAAAGACCATCATGGACCTGAGCAAGGAAAGGGTCATCACCGCTTTCGTCGACGGCGACAGAGGCGGAGAGCTGATCCTGCGCGAGCTGTTCCAGGTGGCCGAGGTCGACTTCGTGGCACGGGCGCCCCGCGCTCATGAGGTAGAGGAACTGACCCAGAAACAGATCATGAAATGCCTGCGGAACAAGATCCCAGGAGACCAGTTCATTGAGATGTTCGGTCTGGAATCGGATTCCGGCAACGGTAACGGCAAGGACAAGACCCGAGGCGACAAGGTCGAACGTCTGGAACGCTTCGAGCAGGCCGAGAAGGCCGACCGGGAGAAGACCCCCGACAAGGATGATCGGGAAGAACCCGCCCCTCAGCCACGCGCTGACAAGGAGCAGAAATTCGACCGTGAGGAGAGGGAGCCCCGTGCAGGAAGGCATGACAGAAAGGAACGTCCCGAAAAGGAGCCTCGCTCGGAGAAGCCGGTCAAGACCGATCGCCGCGATCGCGAGGAACCCAAGGCGGAACATGCTGAGCCCCGACCCGAGAGGCACGAGCGCTTCGAGCGCCAGGAGAAGTCCTTCGGAGAGGAGAAGGAGTTGGAGGAGCGTAAGCCTAGCTCCCGCAAGCAGCTCTCCGCCGCACAGGAGAAGTATAAGGGAATGATCAACGAACTGTCATCCTCGTCCAAAGCGCGCATCATCGACGCCAAGGGCGGTGTCCTGAAAGAGGTGGCAGTGAAGGAGCTGGTCAACACCTTGAAGGAGGAGAAGGACCCGGTATCCGCGGTGGTCTTCGACGGGATCATCACCCAGAGGATATTGGACCTGGCCTCCGACCTGAAGATCGTCACCATAGTCGGCACCAAGATGGGCAACATCACCAAACAGCCGGCCGGTATCGATATCTGGTCCAAGGACGACCTGAACTGATATGAGCGACGAAGCCAAGGCGGACTGGTGCGGTGTCGATGACACCACCCAGGTGGCCATCCCCTCCGACCCCCTGAAAAGGGTGATCGGTCAGGACGAGGCCGTGACCTTGGCCCGCATCGCTGCAAAGCAGCGCCGGCACCTGTTGCTGGTCGGACCTCCCGGAACCGGGAAGTCCATGATCGCTCAGGCGCTAGCTCTGCACCTTTCCCGCCCCACCCAGGAGATAAGGGTGGTGCACAACCCGGAGAATCCGGAACGGCCGTTGGTGGAAGTTAAGAACAAGGATGAGGTCGGCAAGGAATCTCAATCCCGGGAGTTCGCCGAGGGTGAGCTCATCGAACCGATCAACGCCCCCATCAACGTCGCCGAGCGCTTAGGATATCGCTGCCGCAATTGCGGAGCTTACTCTTCTCCAAAAGAACGCACCTGCATCAAGTGTCAAAAGATCAAATCCGCTGAGGCGACCGTCAACAACAATCCCTTCGGGGACCTGGTCACCGGCCTGTTCGAACAG
The sequence above is a segment of the Methanomassiliicoccales archaeon genome. Coding sequences within it:
- a CDS encoding ATP-binding protein; this encodes MSDEAKADWCGVDDTTQVAIPSDPLKRVIGQDEAVTLARIAAKQRRHLLLVGPPGTGKSMIAQALALHLSRPTQEIRVVHNPENPERPLVEVKNKDEVGKESQSREFAEGELIEPINAPINVAERLGYRCRNCGAYSSPKERTCIKCQKIKSAEATVNNNPFGDLVTGLFEQMNVPGLASAAGKERVTTTRTRFGKEEVVVFEKCGEMIRVLDQEALEKRRDWERQSPRKVLVRLDRNPFVLATGSSETELLGDVRHDPYGGHAQLGTQPYDRVVPGAIHEAHEGVLFLDELPHLGHLQRFILTAMQERRFPISGRNP
- the dnaG gene encoding DNA primase DnaG; the encoded protein is MNIDPSTTKYLVKAKLNADGIVEKPDVVGAIFGQTEGLLGDELDLRDLQKSGRIGRIEVDVHSRQGKSEGQILIPSSLDQVETVILASALETIDRVGPCKAKIIVESIEDVRVVKRERIIERARELLTELIKQSKTSGIDLTESVRQSVQVEEIIYFGKDRLPAGPNVQESDAIIVVEGRSDVLNLLKSGIKNAIAVEGTNVPKTIMDLSKERVITAFVDGDRGGELILRELFQVAEVDFVARAPRAHEVEELTQKQIMKCLRNKIPGDQFIEMFGLESDSGNGNGKDKTRGDKVERLERFEQAEKADREKTPDKDDREEPAPQPRADKEQKFDREEREPRAGRHDRKERPEKEPRSEKPVKTDRRDREEPKAEHAEPRPERHERFERQEKSFGEEKELEERKPSSRKQLSAAQEKYKGMINELSSSSKARIIDAKGGVLKEVAVKELVNTLKEEKDPVSAVVFDGIITQRILDLASDLKIVTIVGTKMGNITKQPAGIDIWSKDDLN